In Myripristis murdjan chromosome 23, fMyrMur1.1, whole genome shotgun sequence, the DNA window TCGATGGCCTGTGCAGACCTGCTGCTGAGCTTGGGCTGCGCCCCCTTCATCCTTCTGCAGGTCATCTCCGGCCGATGGCCCCTGAGTGCTGCTGCCTGCAAAGCTGTGCGCTATGTGCAGCACCTTTGCCCTGGTGTGCAGATCTACGTCCTGCTTTCTATCTGTGTAGACCGCTTCTATACAATAGTCTACCCCCTCAGCTTCAAGGTCTCCAGGGAGAAAGCCAAGAAGATGATCCTGGCCTCCTGGCTGTTTGATGCGGCCTTCGTTTCTCCCTGCCTCTACTTCTATGGCTCTACATCCACAGATGGCAACACTGGCCACTGTGACTTTTTCCTGCCGGACAGCTGGGGCAGTATAGCCTACGCCGTGGCTCACCTCCTCTTTGGCTTCATGCTCCCGGTAGTGGTGATAGTGTCTCTCTACCAGCGGGTGGTCCGCTACATCTGGAGGATCAGTGCTGATGGACACACAGTGCGCCGGACAATGAACATTGTCCCAAGGACTAAAGTCAAGACCATCAAGATGTTCCTCATGCTCAATTCTGTGTTCCTCCTCACCTGGATCCCCTTCTATGTGGCCCAGCTTTGGCACCCAAAAGAGTCTAATGGTCTGAGCCGAGAAGGGGCACTCTTCTTCACAGCCATTGCCTGGATCTCTTTCAGCTCCACAGCATCCAAACCCACCTTGTACTCTGTCTACAATGCAAACTTCAGAAGGGGTATGAGGGAGACCTTCTGCATGTCGTCCATGAAATGCTACCGCAGTAATGCGTACACCATCACGGCAAGCTCTCGCATGGCCAAAAAGAACTATGTCGGGGTGGTGGACATCCCGGTGCCAGCAAAGACCCTCACTAAGGACTCTGTTTACGATGCCTTTGACCGAGAGGCAAAGGAAAAGAAGCTAGCCTGGCCCATCAACTCCAATCCTCCTAATACTTTTGTGTGAGCGAGCCAGCTTCTCAAACCGTGAACATACACAGATGGCTTAATCTGGTACTTTGTTAAAAACTGCTCAATGGCTCAGTATCAATGTTGGGTGAGTTATGGGGTGCTAACATGTGAGTTCTGTATATTCAGCTGCAGCTTAGAGCAAAGCCCCCAGCAGTGTAGGTGTATTTATATAAGGGCCAGGTCAGGTGATGTACCACACCttctggcagccatattggaggtccaCAGCTTTTGCTCTGCAAAGGCCTTGTGCAGCTGTCTTTAAACCTACGACTCATCATCATTCCCagttcatttctgtgtttt includes these proteins:
- the gpr19 gene encoding putative G-protein coupled receptor 19; the encoded protein is MVYAQSTDTTGVSPSIYSPSFTYQMSFNYSEEENSTVLATLPTTPFCNQNGSSGSQQNRTSVSYELTSGEVAILGLVFGVLWLVSILGNALVCLVIHRSRRTQSTTNYFVVSMACADLLLSLGCAPFILLQVISGRWPLSAAACKAVRYVQHLCPGVQIYVLLSICVDRFYTIVYPLSFKVSREKAKKMILASWLFDAAFVSPCLYFYGSTSTDGNTGHCDFFLPDSWGSIAYAVAHLLFGFMLPVVVIVSLYQRVVRYIWRISADGHTVRRTMNIVPRTKVKTIKMFLMLNSVFLLTWIPFYVAQLWHPKESNGLSREGALFFTAIAWISFSSTASKPTLYSVYNANFRRGMRETFCMSSMKCYRSNAYTITASSRMAKKNYVGVVDIPVPAKTLTKDSVYDAFDREAKEKKLAWPINSNPPNTFV